From a region of the Teredinibacter turnerae genome:
- the dprA gene encoding DNA-processing protein DprA, which produces MDVYNMLSVVQQKLLLQYLPGVGASTFWKLMERSPSALGVLNTSPESLADLLNEEARQLLREFQHEADNSRLAKLMAADLEWCENNSIEILDTDHEYYPELLREIKRPPPVLYVAGDARLLSFPQIAVVGSRNPTPSGRGSAFDFSRELAASGFVVTSGLALGVDSAAHQGALAAQGKTIAVLGTGIDQVYPQRNKQMADQIVQTGGALVSEFPLGTTALPANFPQRNRVISGLSYGVLVVEAAPRSGSLITARYAIQQNREIFAIPGSIHNPLAKGCHQLIREGAKLVDDAKDIVDELQHFLRLQWQQLDLDKVADEPQQSEIVATEEESIILEQLGYESTPIDEIAERTELPVGDVMACLLTLELKGLVANVGTGYMRLKHSSVPDLSFHAN; this is translated from the coding sequence ATGGACGTTTACAACATGTTAAGCGTGGTACAACAGAAGCTGCTTTTACAATACCTCCCAGGTGTTGGTGCCAGCACTTTTTGGAAGTTGATGGAGCGTTCGCCCAGTGCCTTGGGTGTGCTCAATACCTCTCCCGAATCTCTCGCCGATTTGCTCAATGAAGAAGCGCGCCAGCTGCTGCGCGAATTCCAGCACGAAGCCGATAATTCCCGCCTGGCCAAATTGATGGCTGCCGACCTTGAGTGGTGCGAGAACAACAGCATCGAAATTCTCGATACCGATCACGAGTATTACCCTGAATTGCTTCGGGAAATCAAACGTCCGCCGCCGGTGCTTTATGTCGCCGGCGACGCGCGCCTGCTTTCCTTCCCGCAAATCGCTGTGGTGGGTAGTCGCAATCCCACGCCTTCCGGGCGCGGTTCCGCGTTCGATTTCAGCCGTGAGCTGGCGGCTTCCGGTTTTGTGGTGACCAGCGGGCTGGCGTTGGGGGTGGACTCTGCTGCGCATCAGGGGGCATTGGCTGCGCAAGGTAAAACCATAGCGGTGTTGGGCACCGGTATCGACCAAGTTTACCCGCAGCGGAACAAGCAGATGGCCGATCAAATTGTGCAAACCGGCGGCGCGCTGGTCAGTGAGTTCCCGCTGGGTACCACGGCGCTGCCGGCCAACTTTCCGCAACGCAATCGGGTTATCAGCGGTTTAAGTTATGGCGTACTGGTCGTGGAAGCTGCGCCGCGCAGTGGCTCACTGATTACCGCGCGCTATGCCATTCAGCAAAATCGGGAAATTTTTGCGATTCCCGGTTCCATCCATAACCCCCTCGCCAAAGGTTGCCACCAGCTTATTCGGGAAGGTGCCAAGCTGGTGGACGACGCGAAAGATATTGTCGACGAGTTACAGCATTTTCTTCGCCTCCAGTGGCAGCAACTGGATCTCGACAAGGTCGCCGATGAACCTCAGCAGTCAGAAATTGTGGCCACGGAAGAAGAGTCGATTATTCTCGAGCAGCTCGGCTACGAATCGACCCCCATCGACGAAATTGCAGAACGTACAGAGCTGCCCGTGGGCGATGTGATGGCCTGCCTGCTAACCTTAGAGCTTAAGGGGCTGGTGGCGAATGTCGGTACTGGATATATGCGCCTAAAACATAGTTCCGTGCCAGACTTGTCCTTTCACGCCAATTAG
- a CDS encoding retropepsin-like aspartic protease family protein, with amino-acid sequence MSVLKQLLLIGAAFSAGWVVRDQFAGRDGLSTSNTPSSQTQIVLEKDRYVPVFVDSSAPATGAPNGIEPDNSHTAPHGDSALQQVAAQNNGTATFKTLLTNQQYQQAVNFYTVRESALSESELQSWRAMVYQHLELKLSNAELRAFSELADTWLNYRYNDIKVILLQAQYNWAKGYVNEALHSFIQADSYATSRVERSQVREQLYKFVVRYDAQLASAEDWYGLASFYEQLTLLGVANAGDKYRYAELLLTQGDDKTAFRYLDEISSDPTWRRKAKELRELWADQGEYQASSSPGFASSIPLRPVGDHYLVELRLNNGEPVRLMLDTGASITMLNTRAFGQQISATGWQDMGWRFFNTANGVAQGRLMQVASAQFGEFQLSEMQVSVQEVNLGGQIDGLLGMNVLSRFHFQIDQDNHQLLLTPRS; translated from the coding sequence GTGAGCGTGCTTAAACAGCTATTGCTAATAGGCGCAGCCTTTTCTGCAGGATGGGTTGTTCGCGATCAATTTGCTGGCCGGGACGGGCTATCGACCAGCAACACGCCGTCTTCGCAAACACAAATCGTGCTTGAGAAGGACAGATACGTACCTGTGTTTGTGGACTCATCAGCACCCGCGACAGGTGCGCCAAATGGGATCGAGCCGGATAACAGTCACACCGCGCCACATGGTGATTCTGCGTTACAGCAGGTTGCAGCGCAAAACAATGGCACAGCGACCTTCAAAACACTCCTGACTAACCAGCAGTATCAACAAGCGGTGAATTTCTACACGGTCAGGGAATCTGCGCTAAGCGAAAGCGAACTGCAAAGCTGGCGCGCGATGGTATATCAGCATCTGGAGCTTAAATTGAGTAACGCTGAGTTGCGGGCGTTCTCCGAGCTCGCTGATACCTGGTTAAATTACCGCTATAACGATATTAAAGTGATATTGCTGCAAGCGCAGTACAACTGGGCGAAAGGCTATGTCAATGAAGCGCTGCACAGTTTTATTCAAGCCGACAGCTACGCCACCAGCCGTGTCGAGCGCAGCCAGGTGCGAGAGCAGCTGTATAAGTTCGTTGTGCGTTACGACGCGCAATTAGCGTCGGCGGAAGATTGGTACGGACTGGCAAGTTTTTATGAGCAACTTACGCTATTGGGTGTCGCCAATGCGGGGGACAAATACCGCTACGCTGAGCTTCTGCTTACGCAGGGCGATGACAAAACCGCGTTTCGCTATCTGGACGAAATTTCATCCGACCCCACCTGGCGTCGCAAAGCAAAAGAGCTGCGGGAGCTGTGGGCGGATCAAGGGGAATACCAGGCCAGTTCGTCGCCTGGTTTCGCAAGCAGTATTCCGCTCCGCCCGGTCGGCGACCACTATCTGGTTGAATTGCGCTTGAACAACGGTGAGCCGGTAAGATTAATGCTGGATACAGGCGCCAGCATTACCATGTTAAACACCCGCGCATTCGGCCAGCAGATTTCCGCTACTGGCTGGCAGGACATGGGATGGCGGTTTTTCAATACCGCAAACGGTGTCGCGCAGGGGCGTTTAATGCAGGTGGCCAGTGCCCAATTTGGCGAGTTTCAGTTGAGCGAAATGCAAGTCTCGGTGCAGGAGGTAAACCTCGGCGGTCAAATCGACGGTCTACTGGGGATGAATGTATTGAGCCGCTTTCATTTTCAAATCGACCAGGATAACCATCAATTGCTACTTACGCCTCGCAGCTAA
- a CDS encoding LysM peptidoglycan-binding domain-containing protein has product MNKQLSGLLAALLFLASPLFALAQTAQVPELNDPVPATYTVVKGDTLWDISATFLKNPWMWPEIWHVNTQIANPHLIYPGDVIRLIYMDGKPRLTIESRGNVYKLSPKARVLSAGEAIETIPLDKINSFLSRSRIVDEADLKGAPWVLAGMDEHLVVGAGDSLYARGEFPEGKQVYGIYRRGETFVDPETREKLGVLARDIGTGSLVRVSGEVATLSISRTTEEIRAGDLLLREEQRAIDSTFYPSPPESDINGVILAVEGGVHQVGNMDVVVVNRGGREGLTPGNVMAIYKKGGKIIDRVTQERVQLPDERAGLMMVFRVFDKVSLGLVLEAERGISVSDRVTNP; this is encoded by the coding sequence ATGAATAAGCAATTGTCTGGCCTGCTCGCCGCCCTGCTATTTCTGGCTAGCCCCTTATTTGCACTAGCTCAGACTGCACAGGTGCCGGAACTGAATGATCCCGTACCGGCGACTTATACCGTGGTTAAAGGCGACACCTTGTGGGATATATCCGCAACCTTCCTCAAGAATCCCTGGATGTGGCCTGAGATCTGGCATGTGAACACCCAGATTGCCAACCCCCACCTTATTTACCCTGGCGATGTGATTCGCCTGATCTACATGGATGGCAAGCCACGCCTCACCATCGAAAGCCGTGGCAATGTCTATAAACTTTCGCCCAAAGCGCGTGTACTCAGCGCGGGTGAAGCCATCGAAACTATTCCGTTGGACAAGATAAACAGCTTTTTGTCCCGCAGCCGGATTGTCGACGAAGCGGACCTAAAGGGTGCCCCCTGGGTATTGGCGGGCATGGACGAGCATTTGGTGGTTGGCGCTGGCGATAGTCTCTATGCGCGCGGCGAATTTCCCGAAGGCAAGCAGGTATACGGTATCTACCGTCGCGGTGAGACGTTCGTCGACCCGGAAACCCGCGAGAAACTGGGCGTGCTTGCGCGAGATATAGGTACAGGCTCGCTGGTGAGGGTATCGGGTGAAGTGGCGACGCTGAGTATTTCCCGAACGACGGAAGAAATTCGCGCTGGTGACCTCTTGTTGCGGGAAGAGCAGCGTGCGATAGATTCTACCTTTTACCCGTCGCCTCCCGAATCCGACATCAACGGGGTTATCCTGGCGGTTGAGGGCGGCGTGCACCAGGTAGGCAATATGGATGTCGTGGTAGTCAATCGCGGCGGCCGCGAGGGTCTTACCCCCGGCAATGTGATGGCAATTTATAAGAAAGGCGGAAAAATTATCGATCGCGTAACCCAGGAGCGGGTACAACTCCCGGACGAGCGCGCGGGCCTGATGATGGTGTTTCGGGTGTTCGACAAGGTCAGTCTTGGATTGGTTCTGGAAGCTGAGCGCGGAATATCGGTTTCCGATCGCGTCACTAATCCATAA
- the fmt gene encoding methionyl-tRNA formyltransferase, whose protein sequence is MNSHRRKLIFAGTPEFAAAHLRALLTSEHDIVAVYTQPDRPAGRGKKLTASPVKTLAQEHDLPVYQPASLRTAEAQAELAALGAEVMIVVAYGLILPQAVLDAPRLGCLNVHGSILPRWRGAAPIQRAIEAGDTYSGVTIMQMDAGLDTGAMLLKRECPIQINDTASDLHDRLAELGPPALLDTLAQLEDLTPEAQDDTQANYAHKIEKAEALLNWRLPAVQLHRQIRAFNPFPICYTMLNGDRLRIHSAELCDMRGEPGAVLVADRERLVIACGEASLAVTRLQLPGKKAMTPAEFANGHSHLCPVGARLSDTPQGEQHG, encoded by the coding sequence GTGAATTCACACAGACGCAAACTCATATTCGCCGGTACTCCGGAATTCGCCGCCGCGCACCTGCGCGCCCTACTCACCAGCGAGCATGACATTGTCGCCGTTTATACCCAGCCGGACCGTCCGGCGGGGCGCGGCAAAAAGCTGACTGCGAGCCCGGTAAAAACCCTCGCCCAGGAGCACGATCTTCCGGTTTATCAGCCCGCCTCTCTGCGCACCGCAGAAGCCCAGGCTGAACTTGCCGCACTGGGTGCGGAGGTCATGATTGTGGTGGCCTACGGGCTGATTTTGCCACAGGCGGTGCTTGATGCACCGCGCCTTGGCTGCTTGAATGTGCACGGTTCGATTCTGCCCCGCTGGCGCGGTGCGGCGCCCATTCAACGGGCCATTGAGGCAGGCGATACCTATTCCGGCGTGACTATTATGCAAATGGATGCCGGTCTCGATACAGGTGCCATGTTGCTCAAGCGCGAATGCCCAATCCAGATTAACGACACCGCCAGCGATCTCCATGATCGGCTCGCGGAACTGGGTCCACCTGCATTGCTGGACACTCTCGCGCAACTCGAGGATCTAACACCAGAAGCGCAAGACGATACCCAGGCGAACTACGCCCACAAAATTGAAAAAGCGGAAGCACTGCTGAACTGGCGATTGCCCGCTGTTCAACTCCATCGCCAGATTCGCGCCTTCAACCCATTCCCGATCTGCTACACCATGCTCAACGGCGATCGTCTGCGTATCCATAGCGCGGAGCTCTGCGACATGCGCGGTGAGCCAGGCGCAGTTTTAGTCGCCGACAGGGAACGTTTGGTTATTGCGTGCGGTGAGGCATCGTTAGCGGTTACCCGCCTGCAATTGCCTGGCAAAAAGGCGATGACACCGGCCGAATTTGCCAACGGGCACAGTCATCTCTGTCCAGTTGGCGCGCGCTTAAGCGATACACCACAAGGAGAACAGCATGGCTGA
- the rsmB gene encoding 16S rRNA (cytosine(967)-C(5))-methyltransferase RsmB, with the protein MADARVQAARTLGEVLAKHCSLNKPFDVGINKLDECERGLFQELCYGTLRWFHRLEAIAGELLQKPLRNKDQDVYALLLIGLYQLEYLRVPDHAAISETVNASRALKKPWASGLLNGALRSFQRDREQIFKKISGKPQASFSHPNWLVARLQQSWGAQASRILHANNQQPPVCLRVNLKRLSRDEYLVKLQQAGLQAQPLASSPSAVRLLSPLDIQQLPGFSEGLVSVQDEAAQLAAYLLELEPGQRVLDACCAPGGKSCHILETEPALAELVCLDSEQDRMARVEENLARLQLSGATLTTGDASTRQWWNNQPFDRVLLDVPCSATGVIRRHPDIKLLRREDDLAKLSALQQAILNNVWQMLTPGGLLVYATCSVLPEENSELITQFVADHKDAALAPMDADWGIEQPAGRQLLPQLEGPDGFYYARLIKAG; encoded by the coding sequence ATGGCTGATGCCCGCGTGCAAGCCGCACGGACGCTCGGCGAGGTGCTGGCAAAACACTGCTCACTCAACAAGCCTTTCGATGTGGGCATTAACAAGCTCGACGAATGTGAGCGCGGTCTGTTTCAGGAGCTTTGCTACGGTACTCTACGCTGGTTTCATCGATTGGAAGCAATTGCCGGCGAACTCCTGCAAAAACCTCTGCGCAATAAAGACCAGGATGTGTATGCGCTGCTGTTAATCGGTTTGTATCAACTTGAATATCTGCGCGTTCCCGACCACGCTGCCATCTCCGAGACTGTCAACGCCAGTCGCGCCCTTAAAAAGCCTTGGGCCAGTGGCCTGCTCAACGGTGCCCTGCGAAGCTTCCAGCGCGACCGCGAGCAAATATTCAAAAAAATTTCCGGCAAGCCGCAAGCGTCGTTCAGCCACCCCAATTGGCTCGTTGCCCGCTTGCAACAAAGTTGGGGCGCGCAGGCAAGCCGGATTTTGCACGCCAACAATCAGCAGCCACCGGTGTGTCTGCGGGTAAACCTTAAGCGCCTAAGCCGCGACGAATACTTGGTCAAACTGCAACAGGCCGGGTTGCAGGCGCAACCACTGGCGAGCTCACCGAGCGCCGTGCGTTTATTGTCGCCCCTGGATATACAACAGCTACCGGGATTCAGCGAGGGCTTGGTATCCGTACAGGATGAGGCCGCGCAGCTCGCCGCCTATCTGCTTGAGCTCGAGCCCGGGCAGCGGGTGTTGGATGCCTGCTGTGCGCCGGGTGGAAAAAGTTGCCACATTCTGGAAACCGAGCCCGCGCTCGCGGAACTGGTGTGCCTGGATTCAGAACAGGACCGCATGGCCCGTGTTGAAGAGAATCTCGCACGCCTGCAATTATCTGGCGCGACCCTGACAACCGGCGACGCCAGCACCCGCCAATGGTGGAACAATCAACCATTCGACCGCGTTTTGCTGGACGTTCCCTGCTCTGCAACCGGGGTTATTCGTCGCCACCCGGATATAAAACTGCTGCGGCGCGAAGATGATCTTGCTAAGCTTTCCGCTTTGCAGCAAGCGATTCTGAATAATGTATGGCAGATGTTGACGCCCGGCGGCCTCCTCGTCTACGCCACCTGTTCTGTATTGCCGGAAGAAAACAGCGAGCTGATTACGCAATTTGTCGCAGACCACAAAGACGCCGCACTGGCGCCGATGGACGCAGATTGGGGAATCGAACAGCCCGCCGGGCGCCAGCTGTTGCCACAGCTCGAAGGCCCTGACGGTTTCTACTATGCTCGTTTGATCAAGGCTGGCTAG
- the trkA gene encoding Trk system potassium transporter TrkA, with protein sequence MKIIILGAGRVGGTLASNLASEANDITVVDSNEGYLRELRDRIDIGVVAGHASHPEVLLRAGIEDADMLIAVTGVDEINMVACQIAHSLFRTPTKIARIRSQEYASHPGLFRPDALPVDVIISPEQIVSAYLFRLIEQPGALQVLDFAEGAVQLVAVRAYYGGPLVGQELRFLRKHMPNVDTRVAAIYRRNRPIMPTGSTVIEADDEVFFLAAKQDIRAVMSELRRLDRPYKRIIIAGGGNIGQRLAEQLENNYSVKVIENNETRCLALTERLSKSIVLLGNSSSQELLAEEHIEDTDVFLAVTNSDEANIMSSMLAKRMGARKVLTLISNPAYADLVQGSDIDIAISPQLATIGTLLTHVRRGDIVNVHSLRRGAAEAIEVIAHGDSRTSKVVGRAIEDIDLPEGATIGAIVREASAEDYRDSGVRSDMSLGSTGKTYQYQEVIIAHDDVVIESGDHVILFLVDKRYTRDIERLFQVGFTFF encoded by the coding sequence ATGAAAATTATCATACTCGGTGCTGGCCGTGTTGGCGGCACACTGGCAAGCAACCTGGCCAGTGAAGCCAACGATATTACCGTAGTAGATAGCAACGAAGGCTATCTGCGCGAACTGCGCGACCGCATTGATATTGGCGTTGTGGCTGGCCACGCATCACACCCGGAAGTACTACTGCGCGCGGGCATCGAAGATGCCGACATGCTGATTGCCGTGACCGGCGTCGACGAAATCAATATGGTCGCCTGCCAGATCGCCCACAGCCTGTTTCGCACCCCCACCAAAATTGCCCGCATCCGCTCCCAGGAATACGCCAGCCATCCTGGACTGTTCCGGCCCGATGCCCTGCCCGTCGATGTAATTATCAGCCCAGAGCAAATTGTCTCCGCCTACCTTTTTCGTCTGATCGAGCAGCCTGGTGCCCTGCAGGTGCTGGATTTTGCGGAAGGCGCAGTCCAGCTGGTGGCCGTGCGCGCATACTACGGTGGCCCGCTGGTGGGTCAGGAGTTGCGCTTTTTACGCAAGCATATGCCCAATGTGGATACCCGAGTCGCGGCGATTTATCGACGTAACAGGCCAATTATGCCAACCGGTTCAACGGTAATCGAAGCCGATGATGAAGTTTTCTTTCTTGCCGCAAAGCAGGATATTCGCGCGGTAATGAGCGAGCTGCGCCGCCTGGATCGCCCGTACAAACGCATCATCATTGCCGGTGGCGGCAACATTGGCCAGCGCCTCGCCGAGCAGCTCGAGAACAATTACTCAGTAAAGGTGATAGAAAACAACGAAACCCGTTGCCTCGCACTGACCGAACGCTTGAGCAAATCCATTGTGTTGCTGGGCAACTCATCCAGTCAGGAACTGTTGGCAGAAGAGCATATTGAAGATACTGATGTGTTCCTGGCCGTCACCAACTCCGATGAAGCCAATATCATGTCGTCCATGCTTGCCAAGCGCATGGGTGCTCGCAAAGTGCTGACGCTCATCAGCAACCCCGCCTACGCGGATCTGGTACAAGGCAGCGATATCGATATTGCCATCTCCCCGCAGCTGGCGACTATAGGAACGCTGCTTACGCACGTAAGGCGCGGCGACATAGTGAATGTCCACTCACTCCGCCGCGGTGCGGCCGAAGCCATTGAGGTGATTGCGCACGGTGACAGCCGTACCTCCAAGGTGGTGGGGCGCGCGATTGAAGATATCGACTTGCCCGAAGGCGCCACCATCGGTGCAATTGTGCGTGAAGCCAGCGCGGAAGATTATCGGGACAGCGGTGTACGCAGCGATATGTCGCTGGGCAGTACCGGCAAAACCTACCAATATCAGGAAGTTATTATTGCCCACGATGACGTAGTGATCGAATCCGGCGACCATGTAATTTTGTTCCTGGTGGACAAGCGCTACACCCGCGACATCGAGCGCCTGTTTCAGGTCGGCTTCACCTTCTTTTAA
- the hemF gene encoding oxygen-dependent coproporphyrinogen oxidase, translating to MANSSDTPDKAAVKSYLIDLQQRICNQLEAVDGVGRFAADTWQRAEGGGGESRVLTDGAVIEKGGVNFSHVMGAAMPASATAHRPELAGRSFEAMGVSLVIHPSNPYVPTSHANVRFFIAEKPGEAPVWWFGGGYDLTPYYGNEEDCRHWHRTAADACEEFGAGVYTEYKRWCDEYFYLKHRQEPRGIGGLFFDDLNQWGFNRSFAFMQSVGDSYCRAYLPIVERRKQLPYGERERQFQLYRRGRYVEFNLVYDRGTLFGLQTGGRTESILMSLPPLVRWEYDWQAEAGSPEASLYDNYLQPREWLS from the coding sequence ATGGCCAACTCCAGCGATACGCCCGATAAAGCAGCGGTTAAATCCTACCTTATCGATCTGCAACAACGCATCTGTAACCAGCTTGAAGCCGTTGACGGTGTTGGTCGTTTCGCGGCTGACACCTGGCAGCGTGCGGAGGGTGGCGGTGGGGAATCCCGCGTGCTCACCGACGGCGCGGTGATTGAGAAGGGTGGGGTAAATTTTTCTCATGTGATGGGCGCGGCTATGCCGGCATCAGCCACCGCCCACAGGCCTGAACTTGCCGGCCGCAGCTTCGAGGCTATGGGCGTGTCGCTGGTGATTCACCCGAGCAATCCGTATGTACCCACCAGTCACGCCAATGTGCGCTTTTTTATTGCCGAAAAGCCGGGCGAAGCGCCGGTGTGGTGGTTTGGTGGGGGCTACGATCTGACACCCTATTACGGTAACGAGGAAGATTGTCGACACTGGCACCGCACAGCGGCGGATGCCTGTGAAGAGTTTGGGGCTGGGGTCTATACTGAATACAAGCGCTGGTGCGACGAGTATTTCTACCTGAAGCATAGACAGGAACCCCGGGGTATTGGTGGATTATTTTTCGATGATTTAAACCAATGGGGCTTCAACCGCAGCTTCGCGTTTATGCAATCTGTCGGAGACAGTTATTGCCGTGCCTATTTGCCCATTGTAGAGCGTCGAAAACAGCTGCCCTACGGCGAGCGGGAGCGGCAGTTCCAATTGTATCGCCGTGGTCGCTACGTGGAATTTAATCTGGTGTACGATCGCGGCACCTTGTTTGGCCTGCAAACCGGCGGTCGCACGGAGTCTATTTTAATGTCGCTGCCGCCGCTGGTTCGCTGGGAATACGACTGGCAAGCGGAAGCCGGCAGCCCTGAAGCCAGCCTTTACGATAATTATTTACAACCGAGGGAGTGGTTATCTTGA
- a CDS encoding L-threonylcarbamoyladenylate synthase, whose amino-acid sequence MDYRAHPAIHRCVDALSNGDVIAYPTEAVWGLGCDPFNQHAVDKVLWLKRRKPEKGLIIVAASMAQIQWLLQGITPAQEQQLSASWPGPNTWLIPHHGRIPANVCGQHATIAVRVSSHPVVRALCQAYGGPIVSTSANPQALKPARDATQVRHYFRDSVYYAPGRVGGNPTPSVIRDLRSGQTIRP is encoded by the coding sequence ATGGATTACCGAGCCCACCCCGCGATTCATCGCTGTGTTGATGCGTTGAGCAACGGCGATGTTATTGCCTATCCAACGGAGGCGGTGTGGGGCCTCGGATGCGACCCCTTTAATCAGCACGCGGTCGACAAAGTCCTCTGGTTAAAGCGGCGCAAACCCGAAAAAGGGCTGATTATCGTCGCCGCGTCCATGGCGCAAATCCAGTGGCTCCTGCAGGGCATCACGCCAGCGCAGGAGCAACAACTCTCCGCCTCCTGGCCGGGTCCGAATACCTGGCTCATACCTCATCACGGCAGAATTCCGGCAAATGTGTGTGGCCAGCATGCGACTATTGCGGTGCGAGTGTCTTCTCACCCGGTTGTGCGGGCGTTGTGCCAGGCGTACGGCGGGCCGATAGTGTCGACCTCGGCAAACCCCCAGGCATTGAAACCCGCGCGGGATGCGACTCAGGTGCGTCATTATTTTCGCGATAGCGTTTACTATGCGCCTGGCCGCGTTGGCGGCAATCCAACCCCGTCAGTCATACGCGATTTGCGCAGCGGGCAAACAATTCGCCCCTGA
- the aroE gene encoding shikimate dehydrogenase: MTETIDRYCVFGNPIEHSKSPEIHRAFAQQTDQHLEYTRELVELDAFMSAAEKFFAAGGAGANVTVPFKQEAFQFAKLLTERAQLAGAVNTLARLEDGEIIGDNTDGAGLVHDIVQRLNWPMENKKILLLGAGGAVRGVLLPILQQSPASIAIANRTRSKAEELAKQFTSFGKVDGYSYNNLPSEPFDLIINGTSASIAGEVPPVHFGCFGEHTAVYDMMYADDLTPFLEFARDMGVQQLSDGLGMLVGQAAESFRLWRGVEPAVIPVLEKLR; encoded by the coding sequence TTGACTGAAACAATCGACCGATACTGTGTTTTCGGCAACCCTATAGAGCACTCGAAGTCACCTGAGATCCATCGCGCATTTGCCCAGCAAACCGATCAGCATTTGGAGTACACCCGTGAACTGGTGGAGCTGGATGCGTTTATGTCGGCAGCAGAAAAATTTTTTGCGGCCGGTGGCGCCGGTGCCAATGTCACTGTGCCATTCAAGCAGGAGGCATTTCAATTCGCCAAATTACTCACCGAACGGGCGCAGCTTGCCGGCGCGGTTAACACCTTGGCGCGCCTTGAAGATGGCGAGATTATCGGTGATAACACTGATGGTGCTGGCCTGGTACACGATATTGTGCAGCGCCTAAACTGGCCGATGGAAAACAAAAAAATTCTGCTGTTGGGCGCGGGCGGTGCTGTTCGTGGTGTATTGCTGCCGATTCTGCAACAGAGCCCTGCGAGTATTGCCATTGCCAACCGCACCCGCTCTAAAGCAGAGGAGTTGGCGAAGCAATTTACCAGTTTCGGTAAAGTGGACGGTTACAGCTACAACAACTTGCCTTCCGAGCCGTTTGATCTGATTATCAATGGCACTTCCGCCAGTATCGCCGGCGAAGTTCCTCCCGTTCACTTTGGCTGTTTTGGCGAGCATACGGCGGTATACGACATGATGTATGCGGATGACCTCACACCGTTTCTCGAATTTGCGCGCGATATGGGGGTGCAGCAGCTCAGCGATGGTCTGGGCATGCTGGTTGGTCAGGCAGCAGAGTCATTTCGCTTGTGGCGTGGCGTTGAGCCTGCGGTTATTCCTGTTCTTGAAAAGCTGCGGTGA
- the purE gene encoding 5-(carboxyamino)imidazole ribonucleotide mutase has translation MSQPFVAILMGSDSDLPIMEAAFAVLDKLEIPFEAKVTSAHRTPKATHDYVVDADKRGCAAFICAAGMAAHLAGAVSATTLKPVIGVPIDGSLDGLDALLSTVQMPGGIPVATVAIGKAGAKNAAYLAAQIIGVGDAAMHQKLVDERAANAQQVQEKDAALQEKLKNR, from the coding sequence ATGAGCCAACCATTTGTCGCGATTTTGATGGGGTCCGATTCTGACCTGCCGATCATGGAAGCTGCTTTCGCAGTCCTCGACAAGCTCGAGATTCCTTTCGAAGCCAAAGTCACTTCAGCCCACCGCACGCCCAAAGCGACCCACGATTATGTTGTGGACGCCGACAAGCGCGGTTGTGCCGCGTTCATCTGTGCTGCCGGTATGGCCGCTCACCTGGCCGGTGCGGTATCGGCGACCACCCTTAAGCCGGTTATCGGCGTGCCAATCGATGGTTCGCTGGACGGTCTCGACGCCTTGTTGTCCACAGTACAAATGCCTGGTGGTATTCCAGTGGCCACCGTTGCCATCGGTAAAGCGGGTGCGAAAAACGCCGCCTACCTGGCCGCCCAGATTATTGGTGTTGGCGACGCCGCCATGCACCAAAAACTGGTCGACGAACGCGCTGCCAATGCGCAACAAGTGCAGGAAAAAGACGCTGCACTGCAGGAAAAGCTGAAGAACCGCTAA
- the def gene encoding peptide deformylase, which produces MALLPILEFPDARLRTVAKPVEQVDDRVRAIIDDMFETMYDAPGIGLAATQVNVHEQIIVIDISENHDEPLVFINPRIDVLDETLFDYEEGCLSVPGFYEEVTRPRHVRVTALNRDGEEFVLEPEGLLAVCIQHEIDHLKGKLFVDYVSNIKRQRIRKKLEKQHKARA; this is translated from the coding sequence ATGGCACTGTTACCTATATTAGAATTTCCAGACGCCCGCCTGCGCACGGTTGCAAAACCGGTGGAGCAAGTGGACGACCGCGTGCGCGCGATTATCGACGACATGTTCGAAACCATGTACGACGCGCCGGGCATTGGCCTGGCCGCGACACAGGTGAATGTGCACGAACAGATCATTGTAATCGACATCAGCGAGAACCACGATGAACCGCTGGTGTTTATCAATCCGCGCATCGACGTCCTCGACGAAACCCTGTTCGATTATGAGGAAGGCTGCCTGTCGGTGCCTGGCTTTTATGAAGAGGTTACCCGCCCCCGTCATGTACGCGTTACCGCGCTGAACCGCGACGGAGAAGAGTTTGTGCTGGAACCGGAAGGCTTGTTAGCGGTGTGTATCCAGCACGAAATCGATCATTTGAAAGGCAAGCTGTTCGTCGATTACGTATCTAATATCAAGCGCCAACGTATTCGTAAAAAACTCGAAAAACAACACAAAGCGCGCGCCTGA